A stretch of Bombus vancouverensis nearcticus chromosome 13, iyBomVanc1_principal, whole genome shotgun sequence DNA encodes these proteins:
- the Elp1 gene encoding elongator complex protein 1, with translation MKNLVVKQRASRLLNILENQMLNVKDLKILYTVDSTNDDFYMLLKNKLCKIPSSYVEDISFFEIDENLEFIGLEYCSVTQELYGVCKSGSIIRINLEPEFRYELITDLNIDLQCMKLSPDHEIIILVTISGIVITMVSTFEIISEVDLHAQYFGQKQFVTVGWGKKETQFHGSEGKKAAISKPTEICENDLDDGLYKITWRDDGLLFAVGLLHPENKVRQFKVFNREGILQYTSEIANGLEESLSWRPSGSLIAATQISQNKHLVVFFEKNGLKHREFSLPFKPKEIRVKDLFWSPDSEILTIWCQIQADSSSVLQLWTENNYHWYLKQTIKFPTDNLLICATWSTTSCFKKLIVLTYKELITFDYNWSVDHSRGITVHDKSVIGIIDGNKSLMTGLRVGIVPPPMAHKTLETSESINAIVFAPDIKGKATWIDSNAFFCVSASKKLIFYKYLVDSFLLDYEHVGTYDIKWDILLEHKNFFYNMHHFLWLNENNVLCSLSINDQSFLCVLMLSAIEDQTQGQVILRRIHIMDGLIQHIVRSPDSDEAYIIVDNSIIKYTKETELVPVDTQLQGYTYKVEVVKIGTKHMVLSLYHRNCFAINGKQIANNITSFFVHSEFLLLTTAQNTLICVNLNENDFEELIKQDLTVKPWENRLNDKSFSDMNIRRVERRSQLIAAIPKDSKVVLQMPRGNLECIQPRALSLYIIGFYLDNCNYLSAFDLMRRQRINLNLIYDYNPKKFIENANKFVEQVSKASWLSLFLSELADEDVTMTIYANYYRRHQSESRNLEINKIESICSLLRNIMEERNNSDHLIQPILISLVKDKKKRGIEAALTKIKEIQKLEEKSTGYEKHIMSDEALKYLLYIMDVNVLFDIALGMYDFDLTMFIASKSQKDPKEYIPFLNGLKKLDENYMKYSIDLHLKRYESALEHIAKESNRFNECINLIRNYNLYTKALKLFEKKSKMYKEVARSYGEYLLNKRHYHEAGIMFHRSGDIKEALNAYKLANCWQDVIILSTQMELSETEKHVIYQDLVERLKTNKKYEEAAHILMNYFRDAKEAIISLCNGKQWKDAVRIAHDTKNLDLIECHIKPNVYEYADHALSQIKKNRQDFERYKLRLATVRHNISQRNIKSYNEILCDNESICNKGISDILSDTSSVVSSTLSQRSRLSTISGKSYRSSKNRRKQERKFLSLKEGSVFEDLALIQTLYQIISNTYKERDDLHILIQMLLYFDDDEYAEKIQNSMEELLLIIEKNKSEIWDKSAPSSLADMENTELTMMTDSQGFSTCYKLVESYITHPPVANSSPWKLNIFY, from the exons atgaaGAATTTGGTAGTAAAACAACGCGCTAGTCGTCTTTTAAATATCCTAGAAAACCAAATGTTAAAtgtaaaagatttaaaaatattgtatacTGTTGACTCAACTAATGATGATTTTTATATGCTTTTAAAAAATAAGTTATGTAAAATTCCATCGAGTTATGTGGAAGACATAAGCTTCTTCGAAATCGATGAAAATTTAGAATTCATCGGTTTGGAATATTGTAGTGTAACACAAGAACTATATGGTGTCTGTAAATCTGGCAGTATTATAAGAATAAATCTAGAACCTGAATTTAGATACGAATTGATAACTGATTTAAACATAGATTTACAATGCATGAAACTAAGCCCAGATCATGAAATAATCATATTAGTTACAATTAGTGGTATTGTGATTACAATGGTATCTACTTTTGAAATAATCTCAGAGGTAGATCTGCATGCACAATATTTTGGTCAAAAGCAATTTGTAACTGTTGGTTGGGGTAAGAAGGAAACTCAGTTTCATGGTTCAGAAGGAAAAAAGGCAGCAATATCTAAACCGACAGAAATATGTGAAAACGATCTAGATGAtggattatataaaataacttggCGTGATGATGGTTTGTTATTTGCTGTTGGTTTATTGCATCCCGAAAATAAAGTTAGACAGTTTAAGGTATTTAATAGAGAAGGTATTTTACAATACACCAGTGAGATCGCTAATGGTTTGGAAGAATCATTGTCATGGAGACCATCTGGTAGTTTAATTGCAGCAACACAGATTTCACAAAACAAGCACCTTGTTGTATTCTTTGAGAAAAATGGTTTAAAACACAGAGAATTTTCACTTCCTTTTAAACCAAAAGAAATTAGG GTGAAAGATTTATTTTGGTCTCCAGATTCAGAAATTTTGACTATTTGGTGTCAAATTCAGGCAGATTCTTCTTCAGTTCTACAACTATGGACAGAAAATAATTATCATTGGTATTTGAAACAAACTATTAAATTTCCCACAGATAACTTACTGATATGTGCCACATGGAGTACAACATCTTGTTTCAAAAAACTGATTGTTTTAACATACAAAGAACTTATCACGTTTGACTATAATTGGTCTGTTGATCATAGTAGAGGCATAACTGTACATGATAAATCTGTTATTGGCATCATTGATGGAAATAAGTCATTAATGACTGGTCTTAGAGTAGGAATTGTACCACCACCAATGGCACATAAAACTTTAGAAACTTCTGAGTCCATAAATGCTATTGTTTTTGCACCTGATATAAAAGGCAAAGCTACCTGGATAGACAGCAATGCATTCTTCTGTGTTTCTGccagtaaaaaattaatattttacaagtATTTAGTG GACTCATTCCTCTTAGACTATGAACATGTTGGAACATATGATATTAAATGGGATATTCTACTAGaacataaaaatttcttttacaatATGCATCACTTTTTATGGCTTAATGAAAACAACGTTTTATGTTCATTGTCAATAAATGATCAGAGCTTCCTTTGTGTTTTGATGTTAAGTGCAATAGAAGATCAAACACAGGGACAAGTTATATTGAg GCGAATACACATTATGGATGGTTTAATTCAACACATAGTTCGTTCTCCAGATTCAGATGAGGCATACATAATTGTAGACAATTccattataaaatatacaaaagaaaCAGAACTAGTTCCAGTTGATACACAATTGCAAGGATATACGTATAAAGTAGAAGTTGTGAAAATTGGTACAAAGCACATGGTACTGTCATTATATCATAGGAACTGTTTTGCAATTAATGGAAAGCAAATTGCTAACAATATCACAAGTTTTTTCGTTCACTCGGAATTTTTACTTCTTACAACTGCACAAAATACTTTAATATGCGTTAACTTGAACGAGAATGATTTTGAAGAATTAATAAAGCAAGATTTGACTGTAAAGCCATGGGAAAATCGACTCAATGATAAATCATTTTCAG ATATGAATATTAGAAGAGTGGAAAGGAGATCTCAATTGATTGCAGCTATTCCTAAAGATTCCAAAGTTGTTTTACAAATGCCTCGTGGAAACCTAGAATGCATTCAACCAAGGGCATTGTCTTTATATATTATCGGATTTTACTTAGACAATTGCAATTATTTATCTGCCTTCGATTTAATGCGGAGACAACGAATAAACTTGAACTTGATCTATGACTATAATCCAAAAAAATTTATCGAGAATGCAAATAAATTCGTGGAACAAGTTTCCAAAGCGAGTTGGTTGAGTTTATTCTTGTCTGAGTTAGCAGATGAAGACGTTACCATGACAATATATGCAAATTACTATCGAAGACATCAGTCAGAATCAAGAAaccttgaaataaataaaattgaatcgATTTGCAGTTTACTGCGAAACATTATGGAAGAAAGGAATAATTCTGATCATTTAATTCAACCAATATTAATCAGTTtggtaaaagataaaaaaaagcgAGGAATAGAAGCTGCGTTAacgaaaataaaggaaattcAGAAGTTAGAGGAAAAAAGTACGGGATATGAGAAACACATAATGTCTGATGAAGcactaaaatatttattatacataatgGATGTAAATGTACTATTTGATATAGCTTTAGGAATGTACGATTTTGATTTGACTATGTTCATTGCTTCTAAGTCACAAAAAGATCCCAAAGAATATATTCCATTCCTTAATGGCTTGAAAAAGCTTGATGagaattatatgaaatattctatTGATTTACATTTGAAACGTTATGAGTCTGCTCTTGAACATATTGCAAAAGAATCAAACAGATTTAACGAATGTATAAATTTGATACGCAATTATAATCTGTACACAAAAGctttaaaattatttgagaaGAAAAGCAAAATGTATAAGGAGGTAGCCAGAAGTTATGGTGAATATTTATTGAATAAACGACACTATCATGAAGCTGGAATTATGTTTCATAGATCTGGTGATATCAAAGAAGCTTTAAATGCTTATAAATTAGCTAATTGTTGGCAAGatgttattatattatctaCTCAAATGGAACTAAG TGAAACAGAAAAACACGTGATTTACCAGGATCTTGTAGAACGTCTAAAAACTAATAAAAAGTATGAGGAAGCTGCAcatattttaatgaattatttCAGAGATGCGAAGGAAGCTATAATTTCTTTATGTAATGGTAAACAATGGAAAGATGCTGTAAGAATTGCGCATGATACCAAAAATCTAGATTTGATCG AATGTCATATAAAACCTAATGTATACGAATATGCGGATCACGCTCTatcacaaataaaaaaaaatagacaAGATTTTGAGCGATATAAATTGCGTCTTGCAACAGTCAGGCACAATATTTCTCAGAGAAACATAAAATCATACAATGAAATACTTTGTGACAATGAGTCGATATGTAACAAAGGCATTTCAGATATTCTTAGCGATACAAGTAGCGTTGTTAGTTCAACTTTGAGTCAAAGATCGAGATTGTCCACTATATCTGG AAAAAGTTATAGATCCAGCAAAAATCGAAGAAAGCaggaaagaaaatttttaagtttaaaagAAGGCAGTGTCTTCGAGGATCTGGCATTAATACAAACTTTGTATCAAATTATCAGCAATACGTACAAAGAACGAG ATGATTTGCACATATTGATACAAATGCTTTTGTATTTCGATGACGATGAATATGcggaaaaaatacaaaattccaTGGAAGAGTTACttttaataatagaaaaaaataaatctgAAATCTGGGATAAATCTGCACCTTCAAGCTTAGCAGACATG GAAAATACAGAACTTACGATGATGACAGATTCACAAGGATTCTCTACCTGCTACAAATTAGTTG AATCTTATATTACACATCCACCGGTAGCTAATTCTTCACCTTGGAAATTGAACatattttactaa
- the LOC117164912 gene encoding uncharacterized protein LOC117164912 isoform X2, giving the protein MNSTDITDEDEDVVIKGSSLYEHLCKLGYTDFESVAIEKQIPKNEKKYLKLFDCIFNVKNIFKKLYSIYLGIIQNDFFDLCKKGLKILKYGYKIKLHQGKSSQQFSDLTAGRLKYLQPIMENLVKYLGVIACIYYHASLTIIKLLPVDICNEDLLTRFDSKSFEIHGEINYQKLKTLYHTYILTQSEMLYLLTIAYDNYTWQQSYKKIPELQLAYIIRFLIMYLSIYKNKLSEHIDAYYSFKLEPISYKYRGPDSSKWQDLYMHLYLASNKLQLAYSHILSILQDIDNNVIESVTNEGCMENTMQKLTAAQKSIDTAKDFIEFSSLFLVKSQNSGSTINCLETNISMLNANSNIHILPDSEPEIMDEVFEEYIREEYLKPLSEEADEISLYSSKRDKTLFKNFMVELKDALADKKKSMSERESKALERMYKAITKTSTSDDQLQQISTSPPMPSFNTSSLINSNNKISNYRTKPQLHVLLEKSNVAQSIIKSEEDLKDKNMDDTLIEEMSLSNIIHLPKKSEFSSLLPPPFLKAKEETFIGSGENSEDDEEITVENK; this is encoded by the exons ATGAATTCTACTGATATCACTGATGAAGACGAAGATGTTGTCATAaaa ggTTCGTCATTATACGAACATTTATGCAAATTAGGTTATACCGACTTTGAAAGTGTAGCAATAGAAAAACAAATACctaaaaatgaaaagaagtaTCTTAAACTATTT GATTGTATATTTaacgtaaaaaatatttttaaaaaattatattctatataCTTGGGAATAATTCAG AATGATTTCTTTGATCTTTGTAAGAAGGGActgaaaattttgaaatatgggtataaaataaaattgcaccAAGGGAAAAGTTCCCAACAATTTTC TGATCTCACAGCAGGTAGACTGAAATATTTGCAACCCATAATggaaaatttagtaaaatatttgGGAGTTATTGCTTGCATCTATTATCATGCTTCTTTAACTATTATAAAACTGCTACCAGTAGATATTTGTAATGAAGATTTATTAACGAGATTTGATAGTAAATCATTTGAAATACATGGTGAAATAAATTATCAAAAATTGAAG acTCTATATCATACTTATATCCTCACTCAGTCTGAGATGTTGTATTTATTAACTATAGCATACGATAATTATACTTGGCAGCAATCATACAAGAAAATTCCTGAATTACAATTGGCCTATATCATACGCTTTTTAATTATGTATTTAAGCATATATAAAAACAAGTTATCAGAACACATTGATGCTTATTATAGTTTTAAACTAGAACCCATATCATATAAATATAG AGGTCCAGATTCATCTAAATGGCAAGATTTATATATGCACCTTTATTTAGCTTCTAATAAATTACAGTTGGCTTACAGCCACATATTATCAATACTCCAAGATATTGATAACAATGTAATTGAAAGTGTAACAAACGAAGGTTGTATGGAGAACACAATGCAGAAGTTAACTGCAGCTCAAAAAAGTATTGACACTGCAAAAGATTTTATTGAGTTTAGTAGTCTATTTCTTGTAAAATCGCAAAATAGTGGTTCTACAATTAACTGTTTGGAAACGAATATTTCAATGTTAAATGCAAATTCGAATATCCATATTTTACCTGATTCAGAACCGGAAATTATGGATGAGGTATTCGAAGAATATATTAGGGAAGAATATTTGAAACCTTTGAGTGAAGAAGCCGACGAAATATCACTGTACAGTTCTAAACGAGATAAAACgttgtttaaaaattttatggTTGAATTAAAGGATGCTTTAGCCGATAAGAAAAAATCTATGTCTGAAAGAGAATCAAAGGCACTTGAGCGAATGTATAAAGCTATAACAAAAACAAGTACTTCAGATGATCAGCTTCAGCAAATTTCCACATCTCCACCTATGCCTTCCTTTAATACTTCTTCCTTAATAAacagtaataataaaatttctaattatagAACAAAACCGCAATTACATGTATTGCTTGAAAAATCTAATGTTGCTCAATCGATTATTAAAAGTGAAGAAGATTTAAAGGACAAGAATATGGATGACACATTAATAGAAGAAATGTCACTAAGTAATATTATACATTTACCAAAAAAATCGGAGTTCTCATCTCTTTTACCACCACCATTTTTAaaagcaaaagaagaaactttTATAGGAAGTGGTGAAAATTCTGAGGATGATGAAGAAATTACGGTggagaataaataa
- the LOC117164912 gene encoding uncharacterized protein LOC117164912 isoform X1 has product MNSTDITDEDEDVVIKGSSLYEHLCKLGYTDFESVAIEKQIPKNEKKYLKLFDCIFNVKNIFKKLYSIYLGIIQDDSISYKQVETILNAKILLNDHGCAIHSFLDKYEYKPWRTITSKFILFGTILSSSAYISYNTQYKSSASLFALAVLYCISYIEFLRIRAHRDLKSIVSLQNDFFDLCKKGLKILKYGYKIKLHQGKSSQQFSDLTAGRLKYLQPIMENLVKYLGVIACIYYHASLTIIKLLPVDICNEDLLTRFDSKSFEIHGEINYQKLKTLYHTYILTQSEMLYLLTIAYDNYTWQQSYKKIPELQLAYIIRFLIMYLSIYKNKLSEHIDAYYSFKLEPISYKYRGPDSSKWQDLYMHLYLASNKLQLAYSHILSILQDIDNNVIESVTNEGCMENTMQKLTAAQKSIDTAKDFIEFSSLFLVKSQNSGSTINCLETNISMLNANSNIHILPDSEPEIMDEVFEEYIREEYLKPLSEEADEISLYSSKRDKTLFKNFMVELKDALADKKKSMSERESKALERMYKAITKTSTSDDQLQQISTSPPMPSFNTSSLINSNNKISNYRTKPQLHVLLEKSNVAQSIIKSEEDLKDKNMDDTLIEEMSLSNIIHLPKKSEFSSLLPPPFLKAKEETFIGSGENSEDDEEITVENK; this is encoded by the exons ATGAATTCTACTGATATCACTGATGAAGACGAAGATGTTGTCATAaaa ggTTCGTCATTATACGAACATTTATGCAAATTAGGTTATACCGACTTTGAAAGTGTAGCAATAGAAAAACAAATACctaaaaatgaaaagaagtaTCTTAAACTATTT GATTGTATATTTaacgtaaaaaatatttttaaaaaattatattctatataCTTGGGAATAATTCAG GATGATAGTATATCCTACAAACAGGTGGAAACTATTTTAAATGCGAAAATTCTTTTAAATGATCATGGTTGTGCAATACATAGTTTTCttgataaatatgaatataaaccATGGAG GACTATAacatcaaaatttattttatttggcaCTATTTTATCATCCTCAGCCTATATATCTTATAATACCCAATATAAAAGTTCAGCTAGTTTATTTGCATTAgctgtattatattgtattagtTATATAGAATTTTTGAGAATAAGGGCACACAGGGATCTAAAATCTATTGTGTCTTTACAGAATGATTTCTTTGATCTTTGTAAGAAGGGActgaaaattttgaaatatgggtataaaataaaattgcaccAAGGGAAAAGTTCCCAACAATTTTC TGATCTCACAGCAGGTAGACTGAAATATTTGCAACCCATAATggaaaatttagtaaaatatttgGGAGTTATTGCTTGCATCTATTATCATGCTTCTTTAACTATTATAAAACTGCTACCAGTAGATATTTGTAATGAAGATTTATTAACGAGATTTGATAGTAAATCATTTGAAATACATGGTGAAATAAATTATCAAAAATTGAAG acTCTATATCATACTTATATCCTCACTCAGTCTGAGATGTTGTATTTATTAACTATAGCATACGATAATTATACTTGGCAGCAATCATACAAGAAAATTCCTGAATTACAATTGGCCTATATCATACGCTTTTTAATTATGTATTTAAGCATATATAAAAACAAGTTATCAGAACACATTGATGCTTATTATAGTTTTAAACTAGAACCCATATCATATAAATATAG AGGTCCAGATTCATCTAAATGGCAAGATTTATATATGCACCTTTATTTAGCTTCTAATAAATTACAGTTGGCTTACAGCCACATATTATCAATACTCCAAGATATTGATAACAATGTAATTGAAAGTGTAACAAACGAAGGTTGTATGGAGAACACAATGCAGAAGTTAACTGCAGCTCAAAAAAGTATTGACACTGCAAAAGATTTTATTGAGTTTAGTAGTCTATTTCTTGTAAAATCGCAAAATAGTGGTTCTACAATTAACTGTTTGGAAACGAATATTTCAATGTTAAATGCAAATTCGAATATCCATATTTTACCTGATTCAGAACCGGAAATTATGGATGAGGTATTCGAAGAATATATTAGGGAAGAATATTTGAAACCTTTGAGTGAAGAAGCCGACGAAATATCACTGTACAGTTCTAAACGAGATAAAACgttgtttaaaaattttatggTTGAATTAAAGGATGCTTTAGCCGATAAGAAAAAATCTATGTCTGAAAGAGAATCAAAGGCACTTGAGCGAATGTATAAAGCTATAACAAAAACAAGTACTTCAGATGATCAGCTTCAGCAAATTTCCACATCTCCACCTATGCCTTCCTTTAATACTTCTTCCTTAATAAacagtaataataaaatttctaattatagAACAAAACCGCAATTACATGTATTGCTTGAAAAATCTAATGTTGCTCAATCGATTATTAAAAGTGAAGAAGATTTAAAGGACAAGAATATGGATGACACATTAATAGAAGAAATGTCACTAAGTAATATTATACATTTACCAAAAAAATCGGAGTTCTCATCTCTTTTACCACCACCATTTTTAaaagcaaaagaagaaactttTATAGGAAGTGGTGAAAATTCTGAGGATGATGAAGAAATTACGGTggagaataaataa
- the Set8 gene encoding SET domain containing 8 isoform X3: MKKEAKLHDSNVKNVNSDEIHSVSEAHKVPMCISSFFYTQITDVPKNKASILPIEERFYGSKETNDVQNDILTDVGQFRTDETPVAVPIHGPSTPHRINMPNHQLEDLDERNTNENMHKKPVVTPTLNLEQQPLKKSANHSRRKLTSNQSATNRSIDSSNTKSTNHKLTDYFPVRRSVRKSKKAVLEEKQRDMENKVLYQVEEGLEVRHFAGKGRGVVTTREFMKGEFVVEYIGELIDQVTAKKREKIYAQDQNTGCYMYYFQHRNHQYCVDATAETDKLGRLVNHSRNGNLIARVVEVESTPHLVLTAKENIPIGVEITYDYGDRSREAIRHHPWLAL, from the exons ATGAAGAAGGAGGCTAAACTGCATGATAGTAATGTTAAAAATGTTAATTCTGATGAGATCCATTCAGTATCTGAAGCACATAAAGTGCCTATGTGCATAAGTTCCTTTTTCTATACACAA ATTACAGATGTCCCTAAAAATAAAGCTTCTATCCTGCCTATTGAAGAAAGGTTTTATGGAAGTAAAGAAACCAATGATGTACAAAATGACATTCTCACTGATGTTGGTCAATTCAGAACGGATg aaacacCTGTAGCAGTACCTATTCATGGTCCGTCAACACCACACAGGATTAACATGCCAAACCATCAATTGGAAGATTTAGACGAAAGAAATACGAATGAAAATATGCATAAGAAACCTGTAGTAACTCCCACACTTAATTTGGAGCAACAACCTTTAAAAAAGTCTGCTAATCATAGCCGTAGAAAATTAACCAGCAATCAGTCTGCCACAAATCGGTCAATAGATTCTTCAAATACTAAAAGTACAAATCATAAGCTTACTGACTACTTTCCAGTACGCCGCAGTGTAAGAAAATCAAAGAAAGCTGTATTAGAAGAAAAGCAACGTGATATGGAAAATAAAGTGCTTTATCAAGTAGAAGAAGGCTTAGAA gTAAGACACTTTGCTGGTAAAGGTCGTGGTGTAGTAACAACACGAGAGTTTATGAAAGGAGAATTTGTAGTAGAATATATTGGTGAATTAATCGATCAAGTAACAGCAAAGAAACGTGAAAAAATATACGCACAAGACCAGAACACTGGGtgttatatgtattattttcaACATCGTAATCATCAGTATTG CGTCGATGCAACAGCAGAGACTGATAAGTTAGGTAGATTAGTAAATCATTCAAGAAATGGTAATTTAATCGCTCGAGTCGTAGAAGTAGAGTCGACGCCACACCTGGTACTTACGGCGAAAGAAAATATACCTATAGGGGTGGAAATAACATATGATTACGGAGATCGAAGTCGCGAAGCTATTCGTCATCACCCATGGTTGGCATTATAG
- the Set8 gene encoding SET domain containing 8 isoform X1, whose amino-acid sequence MGKVESVFIHYIGKSRGNMVKGRRKRVQTRNTIRTRAAVLSPQYDITSPMKKEAKLHDSNVKNVNSDEIHSVSEAHKVPMCISSFFYTQITDVPKNKASILPIEERFYGSKETNDVQNDILTDVGQFRTDETPVAVPIHGPSTPHRINMPNHQLEDLDERNTNENMHKKPVVTPTLNLEQQPLKKSANHSRRKLTSNQSATNRSIDSSNTKSTNHKLTDYFPVRRSVRKSKKAVLEEKQRDMENKVLYQVEEGLEVRHFAGKGRGVVTTREFMKGEFVVEYIGELIDQVTAKKREKIYAQDQNTGCYMYYFQHRNHQYCVDATAETDKLGRLVNHSRNGNLIARVVEVESTPHLVLTAKENIPIGVEITYDYGDRSREAIRHHPWLAL is encoded by the exons ATGGGAAAAGTAGAGTCAGTATTCATTCATTACATAGGAAAATCAAGGGGTAACATGGTGAAAG GAAGACGAAAACGTGTGCAAACAAGAAATACAATTCGTACAAGAGCTGCTGTTTTATCCCCTCAATATGATATAACTTCACCAATGAAGAAGGAGGCTAAACTGCATGATAGTAATGTTAAAAATGTTAATTCTGATGAGATCCATTCAGTATCTGAAGCACATAAAGTGCCTATGTGCATAAGTTCCTTTTTCTATACACAA ATTACAGATGTCCCTAAAAATAAAGCTTCTATCCTGCCTATTGAAGAAAGGTTTTATGGAAGTAAAGAAACCAATGATGTACAAAATGACATTCTCACTGATGTTGGTCAATTCAGAACGGATg aaacacCTGTAGCAGTACCTATTCATGGTCCGTCAACACCACACAGGATTAACATGCCAAACCATCAATTGGAAGATTTAGACGAAAGAAATACGAATGAAAATATGCATAAGAAACCTGTAGTAACTCCCACACTTAATTTGGAGCAACAACCTTTAAAAAAGTCTGCTAATCATAGCCGTAGAAAATTAACCAGCAATCAGTCTGCCACAAATCGGTCAATAGATTCTTCAAATACTAAAAGTACAAATCATAAGCTTACTGACTACTTTCCAGTACGCCGCAGTGTAAGAAAATCAAAGAAAGCTGTATTAGAAGAAAAGCAACGTGATATGGAAAATAAAGTGCTTTATCAAGTAGAAGAAGGCTTAGAA gTAAGACACTTTGCTGGTAAAGGTCGTGGTGTAGTAACAACACGAGAGTTTATGAAAGGAGAATTTGTAGTAGAATATATTGGTGAATTAATCGATCAAGTAACAGCAAAGAAACGTGAAAAAATATACGCACAAGACCAGAACACTGGGtgttatatgtattattttcaACATCGTAATCATCAGTATTG CGTCGATGCAACAGCAGAGACTGATAAGTTAGGTAGATTAGTAAATCATTCAAGAAATGGTAATTTAATCGCTCGAGTCGTAGAAGTAGAGTCGACGCCACACCTGGTACTTACGGCGAAAGAAAATATACCTATAGGGGTGGAAATAACATATGATTACGGAGATCGAAGTCGCGAAGCTATTCGTCATCACCCATGGTTGGCATTATAG
- the Set8 gene encoding SET domain containing 8 isoform X2, with translation MLDKINITISYGRRKRVQTRNTIRTRAAVLSPQYDITSPMKKEAKLHDSNVKNVNSDEIHSVSEAHKVPMCISSFFYTQITDVPKNKASILPIEERFYGSKETNDVQNDILTDVGQFRTDETPVAVPIHGPSTPHRINMPNHQLEDLDERNTNENMHKKPVVTPTLNLEQQPLKKSANHSRRKLTSNQSATNRSIDSSNTKSTNHKLTDYFPVRRSVRKSKKAVLEEKQRDMENKVLYQVEEGLEVRHFAGKGRGVVTTREFMKGEFVVEYIGELIDQVTAKKREKIYAQDQNTGCYMYYFQHRNHQYCVDATAETDKLGRLVNHSRNGNLIARVVEVESTPHLVLTAKENIPIGVEITYDYGDRSREAIRHHPWLAL, from the exons atgttagataaaattaatattacaattagctatg GAAGACGAAAACGTGTGCAAACAAGAAATACAATTCGTACAAGAGCTGCTGTTTTATCCCCTCAATATGATATAACTTCACCAATGAAGAAGGAGGCTAAACTGCATGATAGTAATGTTAAAAATGTTAATTCTGATGAGATCCATTCAGTATCTGAAGCACATAAAGTGCCTATGTGCATAAGTTCCTTTTTCTATACACAA ATTACAGATGTCCCTAAAAATAAAGCTTCTATCCTGCCTATTGAAGAAAGGTTTTATGGAAGTAAAGAAACCAATGATGTACAAAATGACATTCTCACTGATGTTGGTCAATTCAGAACGGATg aaacacCTGTAGCAGTACCTATTCATGGTCCGTCAACACCACACAGGATTAACATGCCAAACCATCAATTGGAAGATTTAGACGAAAGAAATACGAATGAAAATATGCATAAGAAACCTGTAGTAACTCCCACACTTAATTTGGAGCAACAACCTTTAAAAAAGTCTGCTAATCATAGCCGTAGAAAATTAACCAGCAATCAGTCTGCCACAAATCGGTCAATAGATTCTTCAAATACTAAAAGTACAAATCATAAGCTTACTGACTACTTTCCAGTACGCCGCAGTGTAAGAAAATCAAAGAAAGCTGTATTAGAAGAAAAGCAACGTGATATGGAAAATAAAGTGCTTTATCAAGTAGAAGAAGGCTTAGAA gTAAGACACTTTGCTGGTAAAGGTCGTGGTGTAGTAACAACACGAGAGTTTATGAAAGGAGAATTTGTAGTAGAATATATTGGTGAATTAATCGATCAAGTAACAGCAAAGAAACGTGAAAAAATATACGCACAAGACCAGAACACTGGGtgttatatgtattattttcaACATCGTAATCATCAGTATTG CGTCGATGCAACAGCAGAGACTGATAAGTTAGGTAGATTAGTAAATCATTCAAGAAATGGTAATTTAATCGCTCGAGTCGTAGAAGTAGAGTCGACGCCACACCTGGTACTTACGGCGAAAGAAAATATACCTATAGGGGTGGAAATAACATATGATTACGGAGATCGAAGTCGCGAAGCTATTCGTCATCACCCATGGTTGGCATTATAG